A part of Argonema galeatum A003/A1 genomic DNA contains:
- a CDS encoding type II toxin-antitoxin system HicB family antitoxin, producing MVSKVSTGKISQSVPLKFHILLDRSNETKISASFLELPNCQVEASTQEEAIEKLNEILHTRLENLEIIPVEIEWQPPKQPENPWVKFAGVFQDDPDFAEIAESLRKERLANDDEITEF from the coding sequence ATGGTTAGCAAAGTGTCAACAGGAAAAATATCTCAGTCAGTTCCCCTGAAGTTTCATATTTTGCTCGATCGCTCTAATGAAACAAAAATAAGCGCATCTTTTCTGGAACTCCCTAACTGCCAAGTAGAAGCTTCAACGCAAGAAGAAGCTATAGAAAAATTGAACGAAATTTTACATACTCGTCTGGAAAACCTAGAGATTATTCCAGTAGAAATTGAATGGCAACCCCCTAAACAACCGGAGAATCCTTGGGTAAAATTTGCCGGAGTTTTTCAGGATGATCCTGACTTTGCTGAGATTGCAGAAAGTCTTAGAAAAGAGCGTTTAGCTAACGATGATGAAATTACTGAATTTTAG
- a CDS encoding DUF7689 domain-containing protein has protein sequence MVGNNPWIQNIKEWIEQNHPNLVTTGYQITSSDTTDYNCIAWAAGSTEEWWWPDAKGGDYWPPNILREESLTAFMMAYQTLGYEVCDNTLLEVGFEKIAIYVLDGKPQHAARQLPNGKWTSKLGQYEDIEHNSLEGLEGSIYGEVSCVMKRRLIEQE, from the coding sequence ATGGTAGGAAATAATCCTTGGATACAAAATATTAAAGAATGGATTGAACAAAATCATCCTAATTTAGTGACAACGGGATATCAAATTACCAGTTCAGACACAACTGATTATAATTGTATAGCTTGGGCTGCTGGAAGTACAGAAGAATGGTGGTGGCCAGATGCCAAAGGTGGAGACTACTGGCCACCTAATATACTACGAGAGGAATCCCTGACTGCTTTTATGATGGCTTATCAAACTTTAGGGTATGAAGTCTGCGATAACACTTTGCTGGAAGTTGGTTTTGAAAAAATAGCGATTTATGTTTTAGATGGAAAACCTCAACACGCAGCGAGACAACTTCCTAATGGAAAGTGGACTAGCAAATTAGGTCAGTATGAGGATATAGAACATAATTCTTTAGAGGGTTTAGAAGGTAGTATATACGGTGAAGTTTCTTGTGTGATGAAAAGGCGTTTGATTGAGCAGGAGTAA
- a CDS encoding antitoxin: MKVKNIGDKTMEPEYDLSKMKKRPNPFAKQLKKQVTISLGIDVIEYFENMAQESGISSQELINLYLQYCVVSQRKLSISN, encoded by the coding sequence ATGAAAGTAAAGAATATAGGAGATAAAACAATGGAACCGGAATACGATCTTTCCAAAATGAAAAAAAGACCTAATCCTTTTGCCAAACAGTTAAAAAAACAGGTCACTATTTCTCTAGGAATTGATGTGATTGAATATTTTGAAAATATGGCTCAAGAATCAGGTATATCTTCTCAAGAATTAATTAATCTTTATTTGCAATATTGTGTTGTTTCTCAGCGTAAATTATCTATCTCTAATTAG
- a CDS encoding BrnT family toxin: MNKITFQWDEQKNKINQQKHGISFEEAESVFFDDYALQFWDEEHSQEEERFLLLGISSKMRILIVVHCFR; the protein is encoded by the coding sequence ATGAATAAAATAACCTTTCAGTGGGATGAGCAAAAAAACAAAATTAATCAACAAAAACATGGTATTTCTTTTGAAGAAGCTGAATCAGTTTTCTTTGATGATTATGCCCTTCAATTTTGGGATGAAGAACACTCCCAAGAAGAAGAACGTTTTTTACTTCTGGGTATAAGCTCTAAAATGAGAATCTTAATTGTAGTTCATTGTTTTCGATAA
- a CDS encoding CHAT domain-containing protein gives MKFIDQLWGVMGKLIRLEIQGEFNLGFSINAKIEEDSPLLSPSDNRLIAGITGKLADNLQLLEKYRDWQVIYRNIATSFSTFPLQRRPSFTNVSANIQDNDFEPFKRETDDLINSFNAWLKDKAFLPIESLLRNHLNPNEENRILLLTDNPWLRKLPWQEWDLIREFHKTEIGFASPNFKQVQQLSPISKDGVKILAILGYQADVESQGEAIQNLGKNVEVTWLKQPKREELDEPLWKQRWDIIFFVGHGESGDEWKTGTIKINQDDKITISELRNHLKKAIENGLKLAIFNCCDGLGLAHSLAEGEDLYLPQMIVMREELPVAVAPRFLQYFLEEFTQYNSLYASVREARRRLQILEKVFPCASNLPVICQNPAVKPLRWNDLVIPACPYRGLSAFQEEDAELFFGRESFTNHLVKVVEDKKLVAVIGASGSGKSSVVLAGLIPRLRQKENWLIASLRPGATPFENLAKALRLPEQLATDLQEGIRSFSDVLKSIGESRTVLLVVDQFEEIYSYPNQKFLDCLLSAVRDVSAFRLVLTLRADFLGQAIDYNPLREELQRWKSEFIGAMERQQLQTVIEEPAKKRGVYLEAGLTEHILNDVGNEPGYLPLLEFALTEMWNKQENGWLTRQVYDDIGGVKNALRRHAERVYDELEKADRERVKRIFLQLVSPEGTKYIRRLATRAEVGEGNWDLVSRLATARLVVSNRNETTEIETVEVVHEALIKAWPDLQKWIEEDDVFLRWKKRLQEALGEWERNENKEGYLLQVAPLGEAEGYLQQRLGDISPAERVFIQLGLGLRDRIRRRTILSLTSGLVAISIFATGAVWQWQRAERQSLISETDSLGNLALSQFQSGEGGINALMIAMEAGQKLKQLVKDGEPLANYPTTSPLLALQTITANIREKNEFQSDTKDINKAIFTPDGQKIVSFSRGERKVIIWNLSGQKITEWEEPENKEIYNLAMSPNGKYIVTVNENGNLYIWDFTGQKITHIYNTQSFGNPASDTVKFTPNSQYIAISNFLEVRFFNLLGKQVKELKTNTGGQITSIEFTANSEEIIIGNVMGMVEFWNLKSLKKIREFKVNTRLVKIAISPNGRQLLTLGADVNSSQIAGVTPQLWESSGKKIADFAFSPFIPGTNVHGDVSFSPNGQEIATVIPGEGLLKLYDTKSGKLTNTVTINPLFGLSLNYSSDGEIIAISGINGIRFLGVAKPYFKESAIIYETEGFPFPSGGNRQKERVMNNLQFSADSKNILITYFQNEFLDIWNLQKNEVKRFDFRNSFAIMSPDGNLIIRVTKEGIQKFDLSGTLISEIKTNVSKEENVLNSLDKIKFGKSFSFSFDGNKIATIGNVDAGRNINKAFPLRLWNLSTKQVKPLKNDLSERVWRVVVSPDGKYILTIPQEAEPGKIWDNSGNLVDRLIDIEDIGEFSLDSKYLVTWSLERKRGKQLYLRNMKNNQVVKLDNQAMIMSVYLSPDSKLIATAGTDNFIKIWDMSGKIISKIKLEQSVGRLTFSPDSQQIGFLGNRNELSVWNIAGKQIAKYTVPEQGQGQIVFSPDDKYIATGGRKVFIWRNQNLNELLATGCDWLKEYLATRPEEKQKLKVCQEANNSQ, from the coding sequence TTGAAATTTATCGATCAACTGTGGGGAGTTATGGGTAAGTTAATCCGCTTAGAAATTCAAGGTGAATTCAATTTAGGTTTTTCCATCAACGCGAAGATTGAGGAAGACTCCCCACTTTTATCGCCCTCAGATAATCGCCTCATTGCAGGAATCACCGGGAAATTAGCTGATAACTTACAGTTATTGGAAAAATATCGCGATTGGCAGGTAATTTATCGGAATATAGCCACATCTTTTTCTACCTTTCCTTTGCAGCGCCGTCCTAGTTTTACTAATGTTTCTGCGAATATCCAAGACAATGATTTTGAGCCATTCAAAAGAGAAACCGATGATTTGATAAACAGCTTCAATGCTTGGCTCAAAGATAAGGCATTTCTCCCCATTGAATCCCTATTGCGAAATCACTTAAATCCTAATGAGGAAAATCGCATCCTGTTGCTGACTGATAACCCTTGGTTGCGAAAACTACCTTGGCAAGAATGGGATTTAATCAGGGAATTTCATAAAACAGAAATAGGTTTCGCTTCGCCTAATTTTAAGCAGGTGCAACAACTTTCCCCAATATCTAAAGATGGGGTGAAGATTCTGGCAATTTTGGGTTATCAAGCTGATGTGGAATCCCAAGGAGAGGCGATTCAAAATTTGGGGAAGAATGTAGAAGTTACTTGGCTCAAACAACCCAAACGAGAAGAGTTAGATGAACCGCTGTGGAAGCAACGGTGGGATATTATTTTCTTTGTTGGACATGGGGAAAGCGGGGATGAGTGGAAAACCGGAACTATCAAGATTAATCAAGATGATAAAATCACCATATCCGAGTTAAGAAATCACCTGAAGAAAGCGATTGAGAATGGATTGAAACTGGCAATTTTCAACTGCTGCGATGGACTCGGTTTAGCGCACTCCTTAGCAGAAGGGGAAGATTTATATTTGCCGCAAATGATAGTGATGCGGGAAGAATTGCCAGTTGCAGTTGCACCTCGGTTTCTGCAATATTTTCTGGAAGAATTTACTCAGTATAATTCCTTGTATGCTTCGGTGAGAGAAGCGCGGCGACGACTGCAAATTTTAGAGAAAGTGTTTCCCTGTGCGAGCAATTTACCTGTAATTTGTCAAAATCCCGCCGTTAAACCTTTGCGGTGGAACGATTTAGTAATTCCTGCTTGTCCTTATCGCGGTTTGTCGGCTTTTCAGGAAGAAGATGCGGAATTATTTTTTGGACGGGAAAGTTTTACTAATCACCTGGTAAAAGTTGTGGAAGATAAAAAGCTGGTGGCGGTAATTGGTGCTTCTGGAAGTGGGAAATCTTCGGTGGTATTGGCGGGTTTAATTCCTCGTTTGCGTCAGAAAGAAAATTGGTTAATTGCTAGCTTGCGTCCGGGTGCTACTCCTTTCGAGAATCTGGCAAAAGCGCTGCGTTTACCGGAACAATTGGCGACTGATTTGCAAGAGGGAATTCGCAGTTTTTCGGATGTGCTAAAAAGCATTGGTGAATCTCGGACTGTGCTGTTAGTAGTTGACCAGTTTGAGGAAATTTATAGCTATCCGAATCAGAAATTTTTAGATTGTTTGTTGTCGGCGGTGCGGGATGTTTCTGCTTTCAGGTTGGTGCTTACCCTGCGGGCTGATTTTCTCGGACAAGCAATAGATTATAATCCTTTGAGGGAGGAGTTGCAGCGCTGGAAATCGGAATTTATCGGCGCGATGGAACGACAGCAATTGCAAACAGTAATTGAAGAACCTGCAAAGAAACGGGGCGTATATTTAGAGGCGGGATTGACAGAGCATATTCTGAATGATGTTGGCAACGAACCGGGTTATTTGCCATTGTTGGAATTTGCGCTTACCGAAATGTGGAATAAGCAGGAAAATGGTTGGCTGACTCGTCAAGTTTATGATGATATTGGTGGGGTGAAAAATGCTCTCCGCAGACACGCAGAACGAGTTTATGATGAGTTGGAAAAGGCAGATAGGGAACGAGTAAAACGAATTTTTCTCCAGTTAGTTTCTCCAGAAGGAACAAAATACATCCGCCGACTGGCGACTCGCGCTGAGGTGGGGGAAGGAAATTGGGATTTGGTGAGTCGTTTGGCGACGGCGCGTTTAGTGGTGAGTAACCGCAATGAAACGACTGAGATAGAAACGGTGGAAGTTGTGCATGAAGCTTTGATTAAAGCATGGCCCGATTTGCAGAAATGGATTGAGGAAGATGATGTTTTTTTGAGATGGAAAAAGCGGTTACAGGAGGCGTTGGGGGAATGGGAAAGGAATGAGAATAAGGAGGGTTATTTGTTGCAAGTAGCACCGTTGGGAGAGGCGGAGGGGTATTTGCAGCAACGTTTGGGGGATATCAGTCCGGCGGAACGGGTGTTTATTCAGTTGGGGTTGGGGTTGCGCGATCGCATCCGTCGCCGTACTATTTTAAGTCTAACCAGTGGTTTAGTCGCTATTTCAATTTTTGCTACGGGGGCTGTCTGGCAATGGCAACGCGCTGAACGACAAAGCCTAATTAGTGAAACTGATAGTTTAGGTAATTTAGCTTTGAGTCAATTTCAATCAGGAGAAGGTGGAATCAATGCCTTGATGATTGCGATGGAAGCAGGGCAGAAGTTGAAACAATTAGTTAAAGATGGTGAACCTTTAGCAAATTATCCGACAACTAGCCCTTTGTTGGCTTTACAGACTATTACTGCTAATATTCGAGAGAAAAATGAGTTTCAAAGTGATACCAAAGATATTAATAAAGCTATTTTTACTCCTGATGGTCAAAAAATTGTTTCCTTTAGCCGAGGAGAACGTAAAGTCATAATTTGGAATCTATCGGGGCAGAAAATTACTGAATGGGAGGAACCAGAGAACAAAGAAATTTACAATTTAGCGATGAGTCCTAATGGTAAATACATTGTTACTGTTAATGAAAACGGTAACTTATACATTTGGGATTTCACTGGTCAAAAAATTACCCATATCTATAATACACAATCTTTTGGTAATCCTGCTAGTGATACTGTTAAATTCACTCCAAACAGTCAGTATATCGCTATAAGCAATTTTTTGGAGGTAAGATTTTTCAATTTATTAGGTAAGCAAGTTAAGGAGTTAAAAACAAATACTGGAGGACAAATAACGAGTATAGAATTTACTGCAAATAGCGAAGAAATTATCATTGGCAACGTTATGGGGATGGTCGAGTTTTGGAATTTAAAAAGTTTGAAAAAGATTAGAGAATTTAAAGTCAATACTAGACTTGTTAAAATAGCTATTAGTCCTAATGGTCGGCAACTGTTAACATTGGGGGCAGATGTTAATTCATCGCAAATTGCTGGAGTAACACCCCAACTCTGGGAATCATCAGGTAAAAAAATTGCTGATTTTGCTTTTTCTCCATTTATACCTGGTACTAATGTTCATGGGGATGTTAGTTTTAGCCCTAATGGTCAAGAAATTGCTACAGTAATACCGGGCGAAGGATTACTGAAATTATATGATACGAAATCGGGTAAACTAACTAATACAGTAACAATAAATCCATTGTTTGGTCTTAGCTTAAATTATAGCTCTGACGGTGAAATAATTGCTATTTCAGGGATCAATGGAATTAGATTTTTAGGTGTAGCCAAACCTTACTTTAAAGAATCAGCAATTATCTACGAAACAGAAGGATTCCCTTTCCCTTCAGGAGGAAATCGTCAAAAAGAAAGAGTAATGAATAATTTACAGTTTAGCGCGGATAGCAAAAACATTTTGATTACTTATTTCCAGAATGAGTTCTTAGATATTTGGAATTTGCAAAAAAATGAAGTTAAAAGATTTGATTTCCGCAACAGTTTTGCGATAATGAGTCCTGATGGCAATCTGATCATCAGAGTCACGAAAGAAGGTATCCAAAAATTTGACCTTTCAGGCACTTTGATTTCTGAAATAAAAACAAATGTTAGTAAGGAAGAGAATGTATTGAATTCTCTTGATAAGATTAAATTTGGTAAAAGTTTTAGTTTTAGTTTTGATGGTAACAAAATAGCCACAATTGGAAATGTTGACGCAGGACGTAATATTAATAAAGCATTTCCACTACGTTTATGGAATTTATCTACTAAGCAAGTCAAGCCATTGAAAAATGACTTATCTGAAAGAGTCTGGCGAGTAGTAGTTAGCCCAGATGGTAAATATATTCTTACTATTCCTCAAGAAGCAGAGCCAGGTAAAATTTGGGATAATTCTGGAAATTTGGTTGACAGGTTAATAGATATAGAAGACATAGGTGAATTTAGTCTAGATAGTAAATACTTGGTAACATGGAGTCTGGAAAGAAAGCGAGGAAAGCAATTATACTTAAGAAATATGAAGAATAATCAAGTGGTTAAGTTGGATAATCAAGCAATGATTATGAGTGTTTATTTAAGCCCAGATAGTAAATTGATAGCAACAGCAGGTACAGATAATTTTATCAAAATATGGGATATGTCTGGAAAAATAATTAGTAAAATTAAATTAGAACAATCTGTTGGCAGATTAACTTTTAGCCCTGATAGTCAGCAGATTGGGTTTTTGGGTAATCGTAATGAATTAAGTGTCTGGAATATAGCAGGAAAGCAAATTGCTAAATATACTGTTCCCGAACAAGGTCAAGGTCAGATCGTGTTTTCCCCAGATGATAAATATATAGCTACTGGAGGTAGAAAAGTGTTTATTTGGCGCAATCAAAACTTAAATGAATTATTAGCTACAGGGTGTGACTGGTTAAAGGAATATTTAGCTACCCGTCCAGAGGAAAAACAGAAATTAAAAGTTTGTCAAGAGGCGAACAATTCTCAATGA
- a CDS encoding DUF1822 family protein: protein MPKFAEGNWPEFTKAFRDFYTSKNFKSAFELAQYSGLEDNHISRIANKPILKPTEKIIAKLAEAFAEKNKTNSEEEKREIRQFFQEWLEKKSYKKNPSSKIQSWELKLIEVEINDLSEFQNKILPDIMAKLENVGKGMIIVKYVKPGSIIIGLQSSDEYYQRIRDCYQRGELSELLGFTVSDLQIQPSLTQWFEGIFASGWQAVEELLTPQQLRPAVWSDRTKRAKLFNLRVDLISHVVILVINLTRGSENNVSVWMQVYPSGEDNYLPANLKLIVLSEGEVFEEVTARSADILMQCQFDANPGDEFRIKLALGEASVTEDFVV from the coding sequence ATGCCTAAGTTTGCTGAAGGGAATTGGCCTGAGTTTACTAAAGCTTTCAGGGATTTTTACACATCAAAAAACTTCAAGTCAGCTTTTGAATTAGCTCAATATAGTGGTCTTGAAGATAATCATATTAGTAGAATTGCGAACAAGCCTATTTTGAAACCAACTGAAAAAATCATTGCGAAATTAGCTGAAGCCTTTGCTGAGAAAAATAAAACTAATAGCGAGGAGGAGAAAAGAGAAATTAGACAGTTCTTTCAAGAATGGCTAGAGAAAAAATCATATAAGAAAAACCCATCTTCTAAAATTCAATCTTGGGAATTGAAGCTTATCGAAGTAGAAATAAATGATTTGTCAGAATTTCAAAATAAAATTTTACCTGATATCATGGCAAAACTTGAAAATGTGGGTAAGGGTATGATTATTGTTAAATACGTTAAACCGGGCAGTATTATTATAGGTTTACAAAGTTCGGATGAATACTATCAGAGAATTAGAGACTGTTATCAAAGGGGAGAATTAAGTGAATTGTTGGGTTTTACAGTTTCCGATTTACAAATACAGCCAAGTTTAACGCAATGGTTTGAAGGAATATTTGCATCGGGATGGCAAGCTGTGGAAGAATTGCTTACTCCGCAACAATTACGTCCGGCAGTGTGGAGCGATCGCACCAAACGTGCTAAACTTTTTAACCTTAGAGTAGACTTAATTAGTCATGTCGTTATCTTGGTCATTAACCTGACCAGAGGAAGCGAAAATAATGTATCTGTTTGGATGCAAGTTTATCCCAGTGGCGAAGATAATTATTTGCCAGCAAATCTCAAATTGATTGTGTTATCTGAAGGCGAAGTTTTTGAGGAGGTGACTGCTAGAAGTGCTGATATATTGATGCAATGTCAATTTGATGCTAACCCAGGTGATGAATTTAGGATTAAATTAGCTTTAGGAGAGGCTAGCGTTACGGAAGATTTTGTGGTATAA
- a CDS encoding RuBisCO accumulation factor 1 encodes MTDIRPDASNPDPQPTDVTAEVEDLLRSLRRKEGTWVYWGQACQKLQKAGCNPQKIFQETGFEPVQQNQVIVASQVYTSLVNAVVSDEVLEHFQQTGSDTLYEFRILTQPQRAAAATFVLEHKLDSLAAKDLAKAIKELSWLRNLPSGFTDHPGDALAYQYWKYAREQSDLQERSRLIASGLKFVRSDSARQMIEKLLTDFTLVSRRPAPQLPIYRLEVEEELPRILPLVGKLPLSAEDVKAVPFLEDTGPFRVVKFSGEGAWVPVPGWKVILSAEDPIAILWNSNDLPYQKNNLGEEVLAIVDRAARLWEDNSYFILEREGLLQMQWFEESPPESLLGRVLLILRPKKILDENLTKDPWQIDE; translated from the coding sequence ACCGCTGAGGTTGAAGATTTACTGCGTAGTCTCCGGCGCAAAGAAGGCACCTGGGTTTACTGGGGACAGGCTTGCCAAAAATTGCAAAAAGCAGGATGTAACCCGCAAAAGATTTTTCAGGAGACTGGGTTTGAACCCGTTCAGCAGAATCAAGTCATCGTCGCTTCCCAAGTTTACACCAGTCTGGTGAATGCGGTCGTATCAGATGAGGTGCTTGAGCATTTCCAACAAACTGGCAGCGATACCCTGTACGAATTTCGCATTCTCACTCAGCCACAACGCGCTGCTGCCGCCACCTTCGTGTTGGAACACAAGCTGGACTCCCTTGCGGCTAAGGACTTGGCTAAAGCCATTAAAGAGTTATCCTGGCTGCGTAACCTGCCATCTGGGTTTACGGATCATCCCGGCGACGCCCTTGCTTATCAGTACTGGAAATATGCCCGCGAACAATCAGACTTGCAAGAGCGATCGCGTTTGATTGCCAGCGGGTTAAAATTTGTTCGCAGCGACAGTGCTAGGCAGATGATCGAAAAACTGCTCACCGATTTTACCTTAGTATCCCGTCGTCCAGCGCCCCAGTTGCCCATTTATCGACTGGAAGTTGAGGAAGAGTTGCCCCGCATCCTGCCTTTAGTGGGGAAACTACCCCTGAGTGCCGAAGACGTAAAAGCTGTCCCCTTTCTTGAGGACACTGGGCCTTTTCGGGTTGTCAAGTTTTCTGGAGAGGGCGCGTGGGTTCCCGTTCCCGGCTGGAAAGTTATCTTGAGTGCAGAAGATCCGATCGCGATTCTATGGAATAGTAATGACCTTCCCTACCAGAAAAATAACTTGGGAGAAGAAGTTCTGGCGATCGTAGATAGAGCCGCAAGACTTTGGGAAGATAATAGCTATTTTATTCTTGAGCGAGAAGGACTGTTACAAATGCAATGGTTTGAAGAATCTCCCCCAGAATCCCTACTTGGGCGAGTTCTCCTCATCCTGCGTCCAAAGAAAATTCTGGACGAAAATCTCACCAAAGACCCTTGGCAAATTGATGAATAG